The Candidatus Woesearchaeota archaeon region AACATCGGCGCAATCTTCTACACATCCATGCAAGCAGTCCCTGCTTTCCTTCCTTCCGTATTGAAAAAGAAGACGCTCAACTGCCTCATCCCGCACGGAGTCGACCAAGACCCGCATTTTCGCCTCACACGCGACGTTATTGGAAAGCTCGGCTACCCCAAGCCTGCCAGCATCCAATGCGTCTTCCTCCCTCCCCTCAGCGGAACAGGAGGGAAGATGGGAACGAGCACGGCTGACGCCCCTTTCAACACCATCTTCACCACCGACTCGCCCTCCACCATAAAGAAAAAAATCAACAAATACGCCTTCTCAGGAGGTCAAGCAACCGTTGAAGAACACCGCAAAAGAGGCGGCAACACCGACGTTGACGTCAGCTACCAATACCTGCGCTATTTTGAAGAAGACGACCAACAACTCGAACGCATCAAACGCGACTACGAGAGCGGCAAGCTCCTCACCGGCGAACTCAAGGCCATCCTCATCGAAAAACTTAGTGCATTCCTCACAAAACACCAAGAAAACCGGGAAAAAGCAAGACAACTCACGAGCAAATTCCTCTTCCGACAACACACATAACTACACAAAGCAGTTCATCCCGACCAGCACTCCTTACCAATCTCAGCACAGCAAAAAAAACAGCACAGGATAACAACCCTTTCGCTCCTCTGACAAAGCACACCCTTCAAAACTTCGTTTTTTGCCCCCACACAAAGCTTTATAAACGTTCCGCGCAAAAAGAAGAAACAACACTAAAAAAAGGAAAACAGGAGCGCGACCACCCACCATGCACATCTACCTCGACACAGGAAACGTTGAAGAAATTAAAGCCGGCGTCGCCACAGGAACCATCGACGGCGTCACCACCAACCCAACACTCATTGCAAAAGAAGGACGCGACTTCGAAACAGTCATCAAAGAAATCGCAACAATATTCTCCAAAGCCGGGAAAAAAAACTACACCGTCAGCGCAGAAGTTACCGCACAAGACGCAACAACCATGGTCAAGCAGGCACTCCCCCTCACACGACTCGCAAAAAACATCCTCATCAAAATCCCCCTCATACCCGAAGGCCTGAAAGCAATCCACCTACTTTCCCAGCGAAACATTCGCACTAACGCAACACTTTGCTTCTCCCTCAACCAAGCAATCCTCGCCGCCAAGGCAGGAGCATATGTGGTCAGCCCGTTCGTCGGCCGCCTTGACGACACGGGCCACGACGGCATGCAGCTCATCCAACAAATAAGAACGGTCTACGACCGATACTCCTTCTCAACGAAAATACTCACTGCAAGCGTCAGACACCCGCTCCACGTCACTCAAGCCGCACTTGCGGGGACGGACATCATCACCCTTCCCTACGCCGTTTTCCAAAAACTCATTCGCCACCCCCTCACAGATGCAGGCAACAAACGCTTCCTTGCAGATTGGAGCGCCTACCTCTCAGCAAAAAAACAATCGTGAAAAAAAGAGGAAACAACACCATGACTTTAAACCTCATTGACTTGGACGAATGCGTCATTCGCGCCTTAGATCTCTTCGCAAAAAAACAACCCCCAACCATTAGCTCTCCTTACAAAAAACCCCTTGTTCTCGGAAGCGGAAACGCAGCAGTAACTGGCAGAATCATCTTCAACAACACCCCCGCCGTCTTTGCAGACGAGAGCACTTTCGAAGCAACATACGCTTCGGCAAAGGACGTTGACGGATGCATTCTCATCTCCGCATCAGGAGGGAAACACGCTCCCCTATTAGCAAAACGCATCAAAGAACTCGGCCTCCCCGTCACACTCTTCACCAACAACCCCCAAGCACCAGCAAGAACAATCGCCGATACAACCTTGGTTTTCCCAAAAAACCCGGAACCATACACCTACAACACTTCAACGTACCTGGGCATGATTCTTGGCAAAACTCGTGAAGACCCAACAAGCATCTCTCAAGAGCTCGCGCGTATTAAACCAACCCTCCCCGACTTCTCAGCCTACAACGCATTTGTCATTCTCGTCCCGGACAAGTTCGACGCCGTAAGGGAGCTCTTCCTCACCAAATTCGATGAACTTTTTGGACCGGTCATAAACGGGCGCGTCTTCACCGAAGACCAAGTCAAACACGCAAAGACCGTCGTCCCTAGCGATAAAGAGCTCTTCATTGGACTGGGTGTAGAAAACACCCTCTGGGGAACCCATCGCTACAACACGCAACTCCCAAAAAACGCTGGGCCGGGG contains the following coding sequences:
- the trpS gene encoding tryptophan--tRNA ligase, with product MTGKITPWEVTGKVNYEKIIKEFGVSPITPKLKERLARHAKKKNKPLHHLIRRNIFFCHRNLDTLLNEYEKGKPFFLYTGRAPSGHTHLGHLISWILAKWLQDVFDAELWFQFPDDEKFLFKEDLTLEETATFTKENMLDVIALGFNPKKTHFLINTLHAGILYKEAIKVAKRITFSTAKAAFGFRNDTNIGAIFYTSMQAVPAFLPSVLKKKTLNCLIPHGVDQDPHFRLTRDVIGKLGYPKPASIQCVFLPPLSGTGGKMGTSTADAPFNTIFTTDSPSTIKKKINKYAFSGGQATVEEHRKRGGNTDVDVSYQYLRYFEEDDQQLERIKRDYESGKLLTGELKAILIEKLSAFLTKHQENREKARQLTSKFLFRQHT
- the fsa gene encoding fructose-6-phosphate aldolase, with translation MHIYLDTGNVEEIKAGVATGTIDGVTTNPTLIAKEGRDFETVIKEIATIFSKAGKKNYTVSAEVTAQDATTMVKQALPLTRLAKNILIKIPLIPEGLKAIHLLSQRNIRTNATLCFSLNQAILAAKAGAYVVSPFVGRLDDTGHDGMQLIQQIRTVYDRYSFSTKILTASVRHPLHVTQAALAGTDIITLPYAVFQKLIRHPLTDAGNKRFLADWSAYLSAKKQS